A section of the Drosophila subobscura isolate 14011-0131.10 chromosome A, UCBerk_Dsub_1.0, whole genome shotgun sequence genome encodes:
- the LOC117903545 gene encoding glucose dehydrogenase [FAD, quinone], with protein sequence MVVVPAALSVGGLLFKASSAASAGAAAVGASSLGLAIAGAIKLATAVVGVGKLTILPFLIAAIAYYNYDLFDPENRPFNVPQVDQAYDFIIIGGGSAGTVLASRLSEISHWKILLLEAGGHETDISDVPLLSLYLHKSKMDWKYRTQPQATACQAMKDHRCCWTRGKVLGGSSVLNTMLYIRGNRRDFDQWAAFGNPGWSYEEILPYFRKSEDQRNPYLARNKRYHGQGGPWTVQDSPYNTPLGPAFLQAGEEMGYDIVDVNGEQQTGFGFYQFNMRRGSRSSTAKSFLRPIRLRSNLHVALFSHVTKVLTDPTSKRATGVQFIRDGRLQNVYATREVILSAGAISSPHLLMLSGIGHGEELNRFGIPLVQHLPGVGQNLQDHIAVGGIAFLIDYPISIVMKRMVNINTALRYAITEDGPLTSSIGLEAVAFINTKYANASDDWPDMNFMMTSASVMSDGGSQVKTAHGLSDEFYQEVFGEVNNRDVFGIFPMMLRPKSRGFIKLASKNPLRYPLLYHNYLTHPDDVNVLREGVKAAVAMGETEAMKRFGARFWNKPLPNCKHLTLFTDDYWNCYIRQYTMTIYHMSGTAKMGPPSDPWAVVDPQLRVYGIPGLRVIDASIMPAITNGNIHAPVVMIGEKGADLIKQLWLTPSSGPSPRDGAKGPLWRGKRELRVGNATTTDDDGQAEALQQWPLPSSSWL encoded by the exons ATGGTGGTTGTGCCCGCTGCCCTGTCCGTGGGCGGGCTCCTGTTCAAGGCCAGCAGCGCCGCCTCGGCGGGAGCGGCTGCCGTGGGCGCCTCCTCGCTGGGGCTGGCCATTGCCGGCGCCATCAAGCTGGCCACCGCCGTCGTGGGCGTGGGCAAGCTCACCATTCTGCCCTTCCTGATAGCGGCCATTGCGTACTACAACTACGATCTGTTCGATCCGGAGAACCGGCCGTTCAATGTGCCGCAGGTGGACCAGGCGTACGACTTCATCATCATTGGCGGCGGCTCGGCGGGCACTGTGCTGGCCTCGCGACTCTCCGAGATCAGCCACTGGAagatcctgctgctggaggccgGCGGCCACGAGACGGACATCTCCGATGTGCCCCTCCTCTCGCTCTATttgcacaaaagcaaaatggaCTGGAAGTATCG caccCAACCGCAGGCCACCGCCTGCCAGGCCATGAAGGatcatcgctgctgctggacgcGCGGCAAGGTGCTGGGCGGCAGCTCGGTGCTCAACACAATGCTCTACATACGCGGCAACCGGCGGGACTTCGACCAGTGGGCGGCGTTCGGCAATCCCGGCTGGTCCTACGAGGAGATTCTGCCGTACTTCCGCAAGTCCGAGGATCAGCGCAATCCGTACTTGGCCAGGAACAAGCGCTACCACGGACAAG GTGGCCCCTGGACTGTGCAGGACTCGCCGTACAACACGCCGCTGGGCCCCGCCTTCCTGCAGGCCGGCGAGGAGATGGGCTACGACATTGTCGACGTGAATGGGGAGCAGCAGACGGGCTTCGGCTTCTACCAGTTCAACATGCGCCGCGGCTCACGCAGCTCCACGGCCAAGTCCTTTCTGCGACCGATCCGCCTGCGCAGCAACCTCCACGTGGCGCTCTTCTCGCACGTGACCAAGGTGCTGACCGACCCGACCAGCAAGCGGGCCACGGGGGTGCAGTTCATCCGGGACGGACGGCTGCAGAATGTGTACGCCACGCGGGAGGTGATCCTGTCGGCGGGCGCCATCAGCTCGCCGCACCTGCTGATGCTCTCGGGCATCGGGCACGGCGAGGAGCTGAATCGCTTCGGCATTCCGCTGGTGCAGCATCTGCCGGGCGTGGGGCAGAACCTGCAGGATCACATCGCCGTGGGCGGCATCGCCTTCCTCATCGACTATCCCATCTCGATAGTGATGAAGCGAATGGTGAACATCAACACGGCCCTGCGCTACGCCATCACCGAGGACGGGCCGCTCACCTCGAGCATTGGCCTCGAGGCGGTGGCCTTCATCAACACGAAGTACGCCAATGCCAGCGACGATTGGCCGGACATGAACTTCATGATGACCTCCGCCTCGGTGATGTCCGACGGCGGGTCGCAGGTGAAGACCGCCCACGGGCTGAGCGACGAGTTCTACCAGGAGGTCTTCGGGGAGGTCAACAACCGCGACGTCTTCGGCATCTTCCCCATGATGCTGCGCCCCAAGAGCCGCGGCTTCATCAAGCTGGCCTCCAAGAACCCGCTGCGCTATCCCCTGCTCTACCACAACTACCTCACCCATCCGGACGATGTGAATGTGCTGCGCGAGGGCGTCAAGGCCGCCGTCGCCATGGGCGAAACGGAGGCCATGAAGCGCTTTGGCGCCCGCTTCTGGAACAAGCCGCTGCCCAACTGCAAGCACCTGACGCTCTTCACCGATGACTACTGGAACTGCTACATCCGGCAGTACACGATGACCATCTACCACATGAGCGGCACGGCCAAGATGGGTCCGCCCAGCGACCCCTGGGCCGTGGTCGATCCCCAACTGCGGGTCTACGGCATTCCCGGCCTGCGGGTGATCGATGCCAGCATCATGCCGGCCATCACCAACGGCAACATCCATGCGCCCGTCGTGATGATTGGCGAGAAGGGGGCCGATCTCATCAAGCAGCTCTGGCTGACGCCCAGCTCTGGTCCGTCGCCACGGGACGGGGCCAAGGGGCCTCTGTGGCGCGGCAAGCGGGAGCTGCGAGTGGGAAATGCAACCACCACAGACGACGATGGGCAGGCGGAGGCGCTGCAGCAATGGCCACTGCCCAGCAGCTCGTGGCTGTAG